From the genome of Prionailurus bengalensis isolate Pbe53 chromosome D1, Fcat_Pben_1.1_paternal_pri, whole genome shotgun sequence:
TGTGACCCCAGGGTGAGATGTGCCACGGAGAGTGAGGGGCGGTCCAAACGTATTCCTTGTGCAGCTGGGGTGTCACCCATGCGTGCTCCATGTGGCCCACCTGATCAGGAGCTGGGTGGCAGTCCCACTGCACAGCAGTGTCCTCAGTCTCACTGGTGACCTAGAGGCCAAACTGGGAAGGACTGCCCCAGCTCTAACTGTTCGTGTCCTGTGCTGTCGGGGCGGGAATGTCTCCCAGGAGTTGTGGTGTCTCCAGAAGTTTCCTCGTTTGGGGCCACTCTGGCCCGTGTTGCGCCGTGGGCCCTGGCCCACTAGGTGTGCGGCTCGCCGGGGGTGGAAGCTGGAAGGACTAAAGGGAGAACAATATGGGTCTCCGAGCCTGCACCCCTCATCTGTGCAGGGACTTGCCTGGGGTCTGCACATGGCCGAGGCCAAGTGTGTAGGGACagcccctgtctctgccctgggGGTCTGGGGGCCTGATGGGCACACACAGCTTCCTGGAGGTGGAGCTTGCTGTAGGTGGGGGTGCCTTCACATAAGCCCAGTCCCCACGTGTGAAGGCCTGTCACCCCAGAGGACAGACGGACCGATGGACAGCCTCGTCCTGGAGGccgtggctgtggctgtggcccaCAGAAGGGACTTGCATCCAGCGAGTGACCTCAGGGATGGTGAGCCCAGAGTACATGGGAAGCAGATTCTCAGAACCTGGTCCCTGtctgggtgtggggaggaggacGGCCAAATGGGAGGGGGGACCCTGACCTGACTGCTCCTGTGGGTGCCTGCCCATTGTCGGGGGTGACCAGGCAGTgacctggggggggggtctctgtcCAGTGGCGGGAATCAGATACCTTAGGTGCATCACTCTCCACTGTCCAGGTCACACGCCAGGCCCCCAGAAGAGGCCGAGTCAGCCTTTCCCAGTTGCTCTGGGCAACTGTCCCAAAGCTGTGCAGTGTCTCTGGTAGGGGAAGGTGCTGTCCAAATCGGGAGCTGTACCAGGCCCAGCAGCCTCATTTCTGGGATTCAGTAAGGGCCCCCCACCAAAAGCCTGAGCTTTGAGGTGCCTCTAGGAcagtccctcctccccaggccccatCCTCCTGCTCGGACCCCCGTGTTCTGCCCAGTCTGGTTTCCCTGTGCTAACCCTTCACCACCTGGGGTCCCATCTCCCACCCCTGGTTGTCCTGCCTGTTCTTCCCACTGAAGCTGGGGACTCTCCTCGCAGGATCTGCCAGAGGCGCTCAGTTCGGGGTTGGGGGTGGACAGGGAGAGCCCCCTCCCGCGTCTGAGGTCAAGCACATGAGGTCCTGTCGGTGCACGGGTCATCGTCCGACACGGCACTTGCTGAGCCTGTGGTGGGCGAGTCACAGAACCCGAGGCTGATGACCTGGATGTCCCTGTTCCCATCCAGTTGAGACTTTACTCTCTTCCCCGAGACAGAGGCACGTCAGCCCAGGGGCTCTCCCCGTCCCTGCAATTCTGTGAACGGCAGGTTTCTCCTCTGGCCCAAGATGGGACAGGAGTTTCAGACACCGTAAGCCACATCCGAGCGCTAGAGGCTTGTTGTCTGTGTTAGCCCAGGCTTCTGAGATGGACACAGGGAGAGTGGGGCCGACCCGGGTCCCACCCTGGGGCTAGTAGTtcctggtgtgcctgggtgagGTTGAAggttttgaaacaaataaaaaacagatacCCAGTTAAATTGAATTTTACACGAAAACTTTCTTTTTAGGTATAAGTGTGTCCCATGCAATAactgggacatacttatactacaAAGCATCTGTTGTCTGTCTCGGATTCAACTGGGACCGGGCAGCCTGCATTCTTCCTGACAGCCCTTCGGGGCGGACCGGCTGGAGCAGTCCAGGGAGGCTTTCTGAAGGAGGCAGGTCTTGAGCTGGGTGGAAAGTGGTTGTGGAAGGGAAGGGGTAGGAGGTGGGCGGACCAGCAGGGGGAAGGAGGCCTGGCAGCGGGCAGGATAGAGAGGAGGGTGTGATGTGGTGCCAGACAGCCACGGCCCACACTGAGCTCGTAAGCCAGGAGAAGGGTGGCAGGGGTGGTGGGCTGGCAGGAGGCCATGGCAAGAGCCCAGCAGGAGCGAGGTGGGTGCTCTGTGGGCCCAGCCCCCAGCGCGTCCCCCGCACCCTCATCCCCGGGACGCTGCAGGGTCCCTGCGCCTCCCCGGAGAGCTGCCGGCTGGGAAGCACGCTTAGCGCCACACTGGGGTGCAGGGCGCGTCCTGCAGCCAGGCCGGAAGAGGTGGGCAGTCTTGCCTGAGGGCGCACAGGGTTGGcagcccaggctctgggctccaaggcCAAGGTCCCCTCCACACCTCAGCCTGGAGCTCCCCCCTTGGGACCCACTGTGACTGTCTGCCCTCGTCGCCCGCCTCCCGCACCTCCACTCCCTCGGCTGCCCGGCCCCGCGGCGAAAGGGCCCGGGTCTGCCTCGCAGCCTGCTGTCCGTCTGCTCGTGAGGAGTGAGGCCTgagcccgccccctccccacctgtgcACGTTTAGCGCCTCTGTGAAGATTCCTGAGGTGTATAGAGACAGCACGAGGCTTCTCAGCGCCCCTCGCCCTGCTGCCCCGACGCCACAGCCCCGTGGCTGGGGATCTGGCCAGAACCTAGAGCCCCACACGGGCAGCTGGACTCCGATGTCACCAGCTGCCCTGCTTGCGTCCTTCCTGTTCCCGGGTCCTTGCAGGATCCCACGTGGCACTTATCCTCACGTCTCCTTGGGCACCTCCCGTCTGTGacgttccctctctccctccttgtccCTGGCCACCCGGCTTTGAGTCTGCTCAGGCTCTGGAGAAAGTCTGCTGTTTTCTCAAGCTGACCCAGGACTCCGCGTTTTGGTGGGGGGGTCGCTAACAGCTAACCCATACCACTGTGACCTAGACCTTCATCATGTAGGGTGGGGGCCGCCGCTgggctcctctccttccccttcccacgCGTCCTTTCTCGGCCGGGAAGGCTGGAGCACACTCACAAGGGGGGAGCAccgagggaggaagagagaaggcccCGTGCTGTCCATAAACGCCGCCACAGTAACGGGGGCCCAGGAGGGGCCCCGGGGGCTGTGGACTCGTCTGCCTCCCCCTTGAGGTTCTGCCCCTGACTTATGATCCGTCCGTCTGGACGTGCCTGCAGCACGTACCTCCGGGGCTTCTCATCGACTTTGGCTGAGCTCAGAGCCGTGTCACGTTGGTCCCCAGGGCTCCTTGTGTCGCAGCCCGTTCATGTCTCTGCCGCGTGATTGTCCACCGTGTGTGGGATAACTTCATCCGGCCACCCGCTGGTGGGAACTCGGGTTATCGCCGCAATTTCTGTATGCAATATGCTACCGGGAGCATCTTGTTCAGGGGTCGGTGGCCCGCCCGGCTGTACAGTCTAGGATGCTCAGCTTTGTTTCGCAAATTCGTGCGCAGGGAATCTGTGTGACGCGGTCGGGCCACTGAAACGCCCGTAACCCAGTGGGTAGAGGGGATGCCTCCGGTGACCTGAGCCGTGTTTCCCTGACCGTCTAGAGCTCCCGCGTCTTCCTCTTCTGCGAAACCCTCTCTGCTGCTTGCCTTTTCTCAAGGATTTGAGGAGCGGTTTGCTTACGTTTTTGAACAGACCTTTGCCGGAGGCCCCGACGCCTCTCCAGCCACCCTTGCTCCTTGTGGTCCCAGCCCCGCTTGCAGCTTCCCCCTCGCCCGCTCGTTTTCCTGCACCCCTGCTTTACGTGTTGCCCCGTGCTGCCCCTCGGTGCCGAGGCGCCCCGGCCCGGAGGGCTCTCCCCGCAGGAATGAGCCCCACCCTCCTCTACTCCCAGGCTGAGGAGAGCCTCCGGATCCTGGTGGGGACCGAAGGAGACAGCCTCCCGCTGATGGAGATCAACGCCGGTGAGGTGAGTCCCCTGGTGAGGGGAGATGGGTCCCACCCATTCCCGGGCCCCGTGCCGGCCCCAGCCTCGCGCCTCCTACCTCCAGACCGAGGCCTCCGAGCAGTGGGATTACGTCCTCGTGGCTGACCGCCGCACCCAGAGAAACCCCAGGCAGGCCTGCCAGCAGCGACGGTTCCTGGAGGAGCTCAGGACAAAGGGCTTCCATTACAAGGTGTGCTGGCTGAGCGCCTGGCTTGGTGTGGGGCACAGGGGACGAGTGTGTCCCGGGGGCCCGGAGACACGGCTGGGGCCTTGTGCCTGAGGTGGAAGGGACAGGCCGGTGTCAAAAAAGGACGAAGGGGATGGTTTCCAAGGTGGAGCGGAGGTCCCCAAGCGCCCTCCCGCCCCCCAGATGATGGAGGACCGCGAGAAGGTGTTCTTTGGGGTCCGAGCCGACAGCAGGATCTTTGATCTGTACCGCACACTCCTCATGGAGCCTGAGGGTCCTGCCGCCAGAGTGCAGCCTGCCAGGCCAGCCCCCATCCCAGCCACCACCAGGTGAGAGGCTGGCCCAGAATGCCGTGTCCCTGGTCCGGTCAGGCTTCCAGGCATGGTCTCGTGTCAGAGGTCCCAGGGGCCGGGCTCCGTGACTCGGTGTCCGTGTCTGTCTGTGATAAGGGACAATTTAGTTCTTGCTTCTAGGAGAGTTCTGAAGGTTACGTGTGTTCCCCGAAGGGATGGCGGGATTTGGACAGGCCGGGAGGACCCTCCCagccagccctccccccacccccgccgacCTGGGATGTgggtccccaccccccctctccAGACCAGCTGCGCCTCCCTGGACCTCTCTCCTCAGCCTCCCAGGCCTCCCAGCCTCTTCTCTGCAAGCATCTCCTTCCCCTGCTGAGACTCCACCTTCCACACCACTCTACCCTCGCTCCCCATATCCCTCCTCTGTCACCTGCCTGGCCTTGGCAcaggcctctctgagcctcagtctccctgtaTGCAAAATGGCTCACGGGGTGCGAGGGGGATTTGTGCATGTAAAGGCGTAGAGTGTGCTCTGAATGTGCGGGGGCTCCAGGTGGGAGGTGTGattggaggcggggggggggggtccaggcCCAGTATCTGGGAGGGAACGGTGCAGGCCTGAGCCCTGGGAGGGGtcctgggaggggagggcctACCCTGAGAGAGCCCCATCCTGGAGCCGTGGGGCACAGGCCACGGGAGGACTTAAGAGGTGGGGGTCGGGCTCCCAGGTGAGTCTTAGATTCTGGGCTCCGGTCAGGCAATcaaggcaggcaggctggaggCTCCACTAGGGACACAGAGGGGCCTGGGACCTGGCCAGACAGAGGGTGGGGTCCCCTGAGGAGCTCTTGTGTTCCAGAATCCGAATTGTCAACTTTGTACTGAACAGCAAGACAGCAGCTGGTGGTAAGGATGGGGTGGGCAGGTGGCCTGTGCagcgccccacccctgccccaggaggGGTGTCGAtgtggggagagcagggcagggtcCCCCCTCACCCCTCTGACCCGACACTCCCTGTGACCTCCAGACACGTTAGAGGATTTGGTGAAGAATGGGGTCTTTGAGACCAGATTCGCCCTGCACAAGGTGAGGGGTGGCCAGGGCTGGGAGAAGGCCTGAGGGCGGGACCGGAGGCAGGGAGCCCTCGCTGTCTGTCACCTGTGTCCAGGGGGAGGACGACCTGAAGAAGAAATGGGCCCAGTGGAGAAACATGGTCAACAAGCAGCCAATTGATGACATCAGGTGACACTGCCTCAGACAAATCACCTGTGTCCCCACAGACACACCCGTGGCCCCACAGACACATGCATGTGCCCACCTACACACCCAAGATCCCAGACACACCCGTGTCCACGGCAGACAGATGTGTCTGTGCTCCTGGGTGGGACACAGCAGTCTGGTCTCCCCAGGTGGCACCTGGACCCCGGCACTGGCCTGTGGGGTCACatccgggggtggggaggggcggccTGACGGGGCAGCCTCCCCACAGGGACTACTTTGGCGAGAAGGTGGCCCTGTACTTCGCCTGGCTGGGCTGGTACACATACATGCTGGTGCCCGCTGCGGTGGCCGGCCTCGTCATCTTCCTGAGCGGCTTCTCCCTGTTCAACGCCAGTCAGATCAGGTGGGGATGGGAGGCctggggcgcggggggggggggggggggggggacaggaccCCTCAGGGACCCCTCCTCCCCGAGTCAGGGGAGAGCCGCCACCAGCCCGTCCCTGCGCCCTCAGCAAGGAGATCTGTGAGGCGGACGACATCCTGCTGTGTCCTCGCGGGGACCATGGCCGCAAGTACCAACGGCTCTCGGACACCTGCACATTTGCCAAGGTTTGCGGCTCCGGGGGTTCTGCTCCCCCCCACCCGGGGGGTCCCCTCCGGCCATCCTCTCCCACGAGCAGGGCGGAGGGTCTGCCCCTGCAGAgccgtggggtggggggcggcaggCCACAGAAGGCTGTCCCCAGCCCGGCTGCcgctctccccagctcactcacCTCTTCGACAACGAGGGCACCGTGCTCTTTGCCATCTTCATGGCTCTGTGGGGTGAGTCGCTGGGGcgctgggagggaggtgggggggcggccTGAGCCCCGGGGccactccccgccccctgccaccaccccagccctgccccctcttcccccccccccactcagccACGGTGTTCCTGGAGATCTGGAAGCGGCAACGAGCCCGAGTAGTCCTGCACTGGGACCTGTATGGGTGGGACGAGGACCAGGTGAGCGGCCGGCCGTGCGGGGCTCTTTCCAGCGTCCCGTGCGGCCCCCACAGCGCGTGGGACGCGGGTGTCCCTGTGTGGCAGGCCGTCCCCCGACTGAGTGTTGCGTTCCCTCCACAGGAGGAAATGGCACTTGAGCTCATTAACTGCCCTGATTACAAGCTCCGGCCACACCAGCACTCCTACCTGAGAAGCACGGCCAtcctcactctgtgtctcttgatGGTACTCCTGGGGGGCCTGCCGGGGGGCTGGAGACCTGGGCCGGCGACAGCCCTCCTGAGGACCCTCCCTGCAGATCTGCCTCATGATCGGCATGGCCCACGTCCTGGTGGTCTACCGTGTCCTGGCCGCCGCCCTCTTCAACTCGGCCCTGCTCTTCCAGGAAGAGCAGGTGACCACGGCCGTGGTGGTGACCGGGGCCCTGGTCCACTACGTGGCCATCCTCATCATGACCAAGGTGGCTGGAGGGGGGGCGGACAgagggagggcggggtgggggtctCCACCGAGGCCCCAAGTGAGCCGTCTGGTCTCCCATCCTGCAGGTCAACAAGCGTGTGGCCCTCAAGCTCTGTGACTTCGGTGAGAGAGGAGGCGTCCGGCGCCTCTCTGgccttggggggaggggtgcgcgggggagggacaggaccCTTCGGGGCTGGGAGCCTGGGTCCCTGGATCCTCTGTGTCTCCGCCGCCTCTCACAGCTGGCAGACAGGTGAGGGCTGGCGGTGTCTCTGAGTTGTCGGGAGAGGGACAGGTTGGGGACGGGAGAGGGACAGCCCCCGTCTCATTCTAGAGAAGCCCAGGACGTTCTCAGAGCGCGAGAGCAAGTTCACCGTCAAGTTCTTCACTCTGCAGTTCTTTGCCCACTTCTCCTCCCTCGTCTACATCGCCTTCATCCTGGGCAGGTAGGGGCGGCCCCTCCCACCGCCTGCCTCCGACTCTTTCCCCTTTAAAGGAAATACCTGctcatcttaatttttaaaacggTTTGTGCTCAGAGCAGTTGGAGCCCAATGTAAAACCACGTGCAAGAGCCCACGGTGAACCCCCggctctctgctccctgccctcgAGGTGACCCTGTAACCGTTCGGTGGGTCTTTCCAGAACTTTTTACACATTGAGGTACCCACGCATGTACACCTGTCGACATACACTGCCGTCTCCTGTAAATACTCCTATCTTCTCTTTATGCTGAAAACATACCATGGGCACCTCCCACATCCGCATGGATGCTGAGGCCTCATTTTTAAAACCACGCTATGAGCGCTATTTTGTGGAACGTGCTGGAATTTGTTTTCTCAGTTCAGCTGGTGGACGTTCGGCTCATCTCCAATGTTTGAGCTTCACAAAGCTGCATCCCATGTAACACACATGCACCCcccattccctttccttctggCAAAATGGACACGTTTTCGGTTCAACCAACATACACTCTTTTGTCcctcctgaaaaaaataattgcttcacCTGTTCTGTGTGTTTAAATAGCACAAGACACAAACCTATTGCCAATTGGTTCCAAACTCCAGCAGAACTTACAAAACCAACCCAAACCACACCAACTCCTCCAAGTACGTTCAAAGGCATCAGGCGGTGCCTAGACCTGGGCCGTCCTTGGAGATGCCCCCGCCTAGGGGTCTGCCCGTCCCCTTGCGGCTGTGTGTGCTCACGCTGGGTCCGGGAGCCCCTTGTGGTCTGCCGTGTGGGACCCCAGGTTTCCCAGGGTTCCTGAGGAAGGGTCCGTAGGAAATCGGAGGCCCCTACTGCTGGAGGCAGACCTCTCCCTGCTCTAACCTCGGCTACGCTGGCTTCTGAAATCTCTCAGCAGAC
Proteins encoded in this window:
- the ANO9 gene encoding anoctamin-9, translated to MQAEESLRILVGTEGDSLPLMEINAGETEASEQWDYVLVADRRTQRNPRQACQQRRFLEELRTKGFHYKMMEDREKVFFGVRADSRIFDLYRTLLMEPEGPAARVQPARPAPIPATTRIRIVNFVLNSKTAAGDTLEDLVKNGVFETRFALHKGEDDLKKKWAQWRNMVNKQPIDDIRDYFGEKVALYFAWLGWYTYMLVPAAVAGLVIFLSGFSLFNASQISKEICEADDILLCPRGDHGRKYQRLSDTCTFAKLTHLFDNEGTVLFAIFMALWATVFLEIWKRQRARVVLHWDLYGWDEDQEEMALELINCPDYKLRPHQHSYLRSTAILTLCLLMICLMIGMAHVLVVYRVLAAALFNSALLFQEEQVTTAVVVTGALVHYVAILIMTKVNKRVALKLCDFEKPRTFSERESKFTVKFFTLQFFAHFSSLVYIAFILGRINGHPGKSVRLAGLWRLEECHLSGCMMDLFLQMAIIMGLKQTLSNCMEYLGPWLAHKCRLIRVKLGHASEDPELRDWRRNYLLNPVNTFSLFDEFMEMMIQYGFTTIFVAAFPLAPLLALFSNLVEIRLDAIKMVRLQRRLVPRKAKDIGTWLQVLETIGVLAVIANGMVIAFTSEFIPRVVYKYHYGPCRKGADPAVDCLTGYINHSLSVFHTKDFQDPIRIEGSENVTECRYRDYRNAQDYNLSEQFWVLLAIRLVFLILFEHVALCIKLIAAWFVPDVPQSVKNKVLEDKYRALREKIRSSRKSTDV